One Ricinus communis isolate WT05 ecotype wild-type chromosome 1, ASM1957865v1, whole genome shotgun sequence DNA window includes the following coding sequences:
- the LOC8258518 gene encoding probable pectin methyltransferase QUA3, whose amino-acid sequence MGHLNLPASKRNPRQWKLLDLVSAAFFFLVFLFFLLVFTPLGDSLAASGRQTLLLSTSDPRQRHRLVELIEAGRHTQTIEACPAESVDHMPCEDPRRNSQLSRDMNFYRERHCPIPDETPLCLIPPPNGYKIPVQWPQSLHKIWHANMPHNKIADRKGHQGWMKEDGEYFVFPGGGTMFPEGAIPYIEKLGQYIPISSGVLRTALDMGCGVASFGGYLLKEGILTLSFAPRDSHKSQIQFALERGIPAFVAMLGTRRLPFPAFSFDLVHCSRCLIPFTAYNATYFMEVDRLLRPGGYLVISGPPVQWAKQDKEWADLQGVARALCYELIAVDGNTVIWKKPVGDSCLPNQNEFGLELCEESEDPSQAWYFKLKKCLSRIPSVEGEYAVGTIPKWPDRLTEAPSRAMRMKNGIDLFEADTRRWARRVTYYRNSLNLKLGTQAIRNVMDMNAFFGGFASALSSDPAWVMNVVPAGKLSTLDVIFDRGLIGVYHDWCEPFSTYPRTYDLIHVAGIESLIKGSSKNRCNLVDLMVEMDRILRPEGTVLIRDTPEVIDRVAHVAHAVKWTATIHEKEPESHGREKIMVATKSFWKLPSASH is encoded by the exons ATGGGGCACCTAAATCTGCCCGCGTCTAAAAGAAACCCTAGGCAATGGAAGCTTCTTGACCTGGTATCCGCtgcatttttcttcttagtatttctcttctttcttctagTCTTCACTCCACTAGGCGATTCTCTGGCTGCTTCCGGTCGTCAAACTTTACTTCTTTCCACGTCGGATCCACGTCAGCGTCACCGTTTAGTGGAGCTGATAGAGGCAGGGCGGCATACTCAGACAATCGAAGCATGCCCTGCGGAGTCAGTTGATCACATGCCGTGTGAAGATCCAAGGCGCAATAGCCAATTGAGTAGagatatgaatttttatagaGAGCGTCACTGTCCGATTCCTGATGAGACTCCTCTCTGTTTGATCCCTCCTCCTAATGGTTATAAGATTCCCGTCCAGTGGCCCCAGAGTTTGCATAAG ATATGGCATGCGAACATGCCACACAATAAAATTGCTGATAGGAAAGGGCATCAGGGATGGATGAAAGAGGATGGTGAATATTTTGTATTTCCTGGTGGTGGCACTATGTTTCCCGAAGGAGCTATTCCTTATATTGAAAAGCTTGGACAGTATATCCCTATAAGCAGTGGTGTTTTAAGGACTGCCCTTGACATGGGATGTGGG GTCGCTAGTTTTGgaggatatttattaaaggaAGGGATTTTAACCCTCTCATTTGCTCCTAGAGATTCACATAAATCTCAGATACAATTTGCACTGGAAAGAGGAATTCCAGCATTTGTTGCTATGCTTGGCACTCGTAGACTACCATTTCCTGCTTTCTCATTTGACTTGGTGCATTGCTCTCGGTGTTTGATCCCTTTCACAGCATATA ATGCAACTTACTTTATGGAAGTGGATCGATTACTTCGCCCTGGAGGATATCTAGTCATATCAGGTCCTCCTGTTCAGTGGGCTAAACAAGATAAAGAATGGGCAGATCTCCAGGGTGTGGCAAGGGCACTGTGCTACGAGCTGATTGCTGTGGATGGAAACACTGTCATCTGGAAAAAACCTGTTGGAGATTCATGCCTGCCTAACCAAAATGAGTTTGGGCTTGAACTATGTGAGGAATCAGAGGACCCTAGTCAGGCCTG GTACTTCAAATTAAAGAAGTGTTTGAGTAGGATACCTTCTGTTGAGGGAGAATATGCTGTTGGAACAATTCCTAAGTGGCCAGATAGGCTGACGGAGGCTCCTTCAAGAGCCATGCGCATGAAAAATGGGATTGATTTGTTTGAGGCTGACACACGACGCTGGGCTAGGAGGGTGACATACTATAGGAACTCATTGAATCTGAAGCTAGGGACTCAAGCTATTCGCAATGTCATGGATATGAATGCATTTTTTGGGGGTTTTGCTTCAGCGCTTTCATCTGATCCGGCATGGGTGATGAATGTTGTTCCTGCTGGCAAGCTGTCAACTCTGGATGTAATTTTTGACCGAGGCTTGATTGGAGTCTACCATGATTG GTGTGAGCCTTTCTCAACATATCCTCGCACTTATGATCTCATCCATGTAGCTGGCATTGAATCACTGataaaaggttcaagcaagaaCAG GTGTAACCTTGTGGATTTAATGGTGGAGATGGATCGGATATTACGCCCAGAAGGAACTGTTTTGATTCGTGATACTCCTGAAGTAATTGACAGAGTGGCTCACGTGGCTCATGCTGTAAAGTGGACGGCCACCATACATGAGAAAGAACCTGAGTCACACGGGAGAGAAAAAATCATGGTTGCAACAAAAAGCTTTTGGAAGCTTCCTTCAGCATCTCACTGA
- the LOC8258519 gene encoding homeobox-leucine zipper protein ANTHOCYANINLESS 2 isoform X1 yields the protein MSFGGFLENGSPGGGGARIVADIPFNNNSSSSSTNMPTGAIAQPRLLSPSFTKSMFNSPGLSLALQQPNIDGQGDHVARMAENFETIGGRRSREEEHESRSGSDNMDGASGDDQDAADNPPRKKRYHRHTPQQIQELEALFKECPHPDEKQRLELSKRLCLETRQVKFWFQNRRTQMKTQLERHENSLLRQENDKLRAENMTIRDAMRNPICSNCGGPAIIGDISLEEQHLRIENARLKDELDRVCALAGKFLGRPISSLASSIGPPMPNSSLELGVGNNGFAGLSTVATTLPLGPDFGGGISTLNVVTQTRPGNTGVTGLDRSLERSMFLELALAAMDELVKMAQTDNPLWIRSLEGGREMLNHEEYMRTFTPCIGMKPSGFVFEASRETGMVIINSLALVETLMDSNRWAEMFPCVIARTSTTDVISSGMGGTRNGSLQLMHAELQVLSPLVPVREVNFLRFCKQHAEGVWAVVDVSIDTIRETSGGPAFANCRRLPSGCVVQDMPNGYSKVTWVEHAEYDESPIHQLYRPLISSGMGFGAQRWVATLQRQCECLAILMSSTVPARDHTAAITASGRRSMLKLAQRMTDNFCAGVCASTVHKWNKLNAGNVDEDVRVMTRKSVDDPGEPPGIVLSAATSVWLPVSPQRLFDFLRDERLRSEWDILSNGGPMQEMAHIAKGQDHGNCVSLLRASAMNANQSSMLILQETCIDAAGSLVVYAPVDIPAMHVVMNGGDSAYVALLPSGFAIVPDGPGSRGSPTNQNGGGNNGGGPNRVSGSLLTVAFQILVNSLPTAKLTVESVETVNNLISCTVQKIKAALQCES from the exons ATGAGTTTTGGGGGTTTCCTTGAAAACGGTAGTCCAGGTGGTGGAGGTGCAAGAATCGTGGCAGATATACCATTCAACaacaacagcagcagcagcagtacCAATATGCCCACTGGTGCAATAGCTCAGCCACGCCTTCTCTCTCCATCTTTCACCAAATCCATGTTCAACTCTCCTGGCCTCTCCCTTGCTCTT CAACAACCAAACATAGATGGCCAAGGTGATCATGTAGCAAGGATGGCCGAGAACTTCGAAACAATCGGTGGTAGAAGGAGCAGAGAAGAAGAACATGAGAGTAGATCTGGAAGTGATAATATGGATGGAGCTTCTGGTGATGATCAAGACGCAGCCGATAATCctccaagaaagaaaagatatcaCCGACACACTCCTCAACAAATTCAAGAACTTGAAGC TCTGTTCAAGGAGTGTCCTCATCCTGACGAAAAACAAAGATTGGAGCTTAGCAAAAGGCTTTGCTTGGAAACTAGGCAAGTCAAGTTCTGGTTTCAAAATCGGCGAACCCAAATGAAG ACCCAACTGGAACGCCACGAGAACTCATTACTCAGGCAAGAGAACGACAAGCTTAGAGCAGAAAACATGACCATCAGAGATGCTATGAGAAACCCGATTTGTTCTAATTGTGGAGGTCCTGCAATAATCGGTGATATTTCACTTGAAGAGCAGCATTTAAGGATTGAGAATGCTCGATTGAAAGATGAGCTAGATCGCGTTTGTGCTCTAGCTGGCAAGTTCTTGGGTCGCCCCATTTCTTCATTAGCGAGTTCGATTGGTCCTCCGATGCCCAATTCAAGCTTGGAGCTTGGTGTTGGTAACAATGGTTTTGCTGGGTTAAGTACTGTGGCTACAACATTGCCTTTAGGGCCTGATTTTGGTGGTGGGATTTCAACTTTGAATGTAGTGACTCAAACTAGACCAGGAAACACTGGGGTCACTGGGCTTGATAGATCACTGGAGAGATCTATGTTCTTGGAGCTAGCTTTAGCTGCTATGGATGAGTTGGTTAAGATGGCACAAACTGATAACCCTCTTTGGATCAGAAGCTTAGAGGGTGGTAGAGAAATGTTGAACCATGAAGAGTACATGAGAACATTCACTCCTTGCATTGGGATGAAACCTAGTGGGTTTGTTTTTGAGGCTTCCAGAGAGACTGGCATGGTTATCATCAACAGCCTAGCGCTTGTTGAGACTCTGATGGACTCC AATCGATGGGCAGAAATGTTTCCTTGCGTGATTGCCAGGACTTCTACCACTGATGTGATATCCAGTGGAATGGGGGGAACTAGAAATGGTTCACTACAATTG ATGCATGCTGAACTCCAAGTGCTATCTCCTTTGGTCCCCGTCCGCGAGGTCAATTTCCTCCGTTTCTGCAAGCAGCACGCGGAGGGTGTTTGGGCTGTTGTTGATGTGTCTATTGACACTATCCGGGAAACTTCCGGTGGACCTGCATTTGCTAACTGCAGGAGGCTTCCTTCTGGCTGTGTAGTTCAAGATATGCCTAATGGGTACTCAAAG GTTACTTGGGTTGAGCATGCAGAGTATGATGAAAGTCCAATCCACCAACTCTACCGGCCATTGATAAGTTCGGGTATGGGCTTCGGCGCGCAACGATGGGTGGCCACCCTTCAACGGCAGTGCGAGTGTCTGGCAATTCTCATGTCCTCAACAGTGCCGGCAAGAGATCACACAG CAGCGATTACTGCAAGCGGACGAAGAAGCATGCTGAAGCTGGCTCAAAGAATGACTGATAACTTCTGCGCTGGTGTGTGCGCTTCCACAGTCCATAAATGGAACAAACTGAATGCAGGAAACGTGGATGAAGATGTTAGGGTTATGACCAGAAAGAGCGTTGATGATCCAGGCGAACCACCGGGCATTGTATTGAGCGCTGCCACATCAGTTTGGCTACCTGTTTCTCCACAAAGACTCTTTGATTTTCTACGTGATGAACGCCTCCGAAGCGAGTGGGATATTCTATCCAACGGTGGACCTATGCAGGAGATGGCCCACATCGCCAAAGGCCAAGATCACGGCAATTGCGTTTCCCTTCTTCGTGCAAGC GCAATGAACGCCAACCAGAGCAGCATGCTGATATTGCAGGAGACATGCATCGATGCGGCGGGCTCGCTTGTAGTCTACGCTCCCGTTGACATTCCAGCCATGCACGTGGTGATGAACGGTGGAGATTCTGCTTACGTTGCATTATTACCATCGGGATTCGCTATTGTACCTGACGGTCCCGGGTCCCGTGGGTCACCTACTAACCAAAATGGAGGAGGTAACAACGGTGGTGGCCCTAACAGAGTTAGCGGGTCCCTCTTGACGGTAGCATTCCaaatattagttaatagtCTCCCTACGGCCAAGCTCACAGTAGAGTCGGTGGAGACAGTCAATAATCTGATCTCATGCACTGTCCAAAAGATCAAAGCAGCCCTTCAATGTGAAAGCTAG
- the LOC8258519 gene encoding homeobox-leucine zipper protein ANTHOCYANINLESS 2 isoform X2: protein MSFGGFLENGSPGGGGARIVADIPFNNNSSSSSTNMPTGAIAQPRLLSPSFTKSMFNSPGLSLALQQPNIDGQGDHVARMAENFETIGGRRSREEEHESRSGSDNMDGASGDDQDAADNPPRKKRYHRHTPQQIQELEALFKECPHPDEKQRLELSKRLCLETRQVKFWFQNRRTQMKTQLERHENSLLRQENDKLRAENMTIRDAMRNPICSNCGGPAIIGDISLEEQHLRIENARLKDELDRVCALAGKFLGRPISSLASSIGPPMPNSSLELGVGNNGFAGLSTVATTLPLGPDFGGGISTLNVVTQTRPGNTGVTGLDRSLERSMFLELALAAMDELVKMAQTDNPLWIRSLEGGREMLNHEEYMRTFTPCIGMKPSGFVFEASRETGMVIINSLALVETLMDSNRWAEMFPCVIARTSTTDVISSGMGGTRNGSLQLMHAELQVLSPLVPVREVNFLRFCKQHAEGVWAVVDVSIDTIRETSGGPAFANCRRLPSGCVVQDMPNGYSKVTWVEHAEYDESPIHQLYRPLISSGMGFGAQRWVATLQRQCECLAILMSSTVPARDHTAITASGRRSMLKLAQRMTDNFCAGVCASTVHKWNKLNAGNVDEDVRVMTRKSVDDPGEPPGIVLSAATSVWLPVSPQRLFDFLRDERLRSEWDILSNGGPMQEMAHIAKGQDHGNCVSLLRASAMNANQSSMLILQETCIDAAGSLVVYAPVDIPAMHVVMNGGDSAYVALLPSGFAIVPDGPGSRGSPTNQNGGGNNGGGPNRVSGSLLTVAFQILVNSLPTAKLTVESVETVNNLISCTVQKIKAALQCES, encoded by the exons ATGAGTTTTGGGGGTTTCCTTGAAAACGGTAGTCCAGGTGGTGGAGGTGCAAGAATCGTGGCAGATATACCATTCAACaacaacagcagcagcagcagtacCAATATGCCCACTGGTGCAATAGCTCAGCCACGCCTTCTCTCTCCATCTTTCACCAAATCCATGTTCAACTCTCCTGGCCTCTCCCTTGCTCTT CAACAACCAAACATAGATGGCCAAGGTGATCATGTAGCAAGGATGGCCGAGAACTTCGAAACAATCGGTGGTAGAAGGAGCAGAGAAGAAGAACATGAGAGTAGATCTGGAAGTGATAATATGGATGGAGCTTCTGGTGATGATCAAGACGCAGCCGATAATCctccaagaaagaaaagatatcaCCGACACACTCCTCAACAAATTCAAGAACTTGAAGC TCTGTTCAAGGAGTGTCCTCATCCTGACGAAAAACAAAGATTGGAGCTTAGCAAAAGGCTTTGCTTGGAAACTAGGCAAGTCAAGTTCTGGTTTCAAAATCGGCGAACCCAAATGAAG ACCCAACTGGAACGCCACGAGAACTCATTACTCAGGCAAGAGAACGACAAGCTTAGAGCAGAAAACATGACCATCAGAGATGCTATGAGAAACCCGATTTGTTCTAATTGTGGAGGTCCTGCAATAATCGGTGATATTTCACTTGAAGAGCAGCATTTAAGGATTGAGAATGCTCGATTGAAAGATGAGCTAGATCGCGTTTGTGCTCTAGCTGGCAAGTTCTTGGGTCGCCCCATTTCTTCATTAGCGAGTTCGATTGGTCCTCCGATGCCCAATTCAAGCTTGGAGCTTGGTGTTGGTAACAATGGTTTTGCTGGGTTAAGTACTGTGGCTACAACATTGCCTTTAGGGCCTGATTTTGGTGGTGGGATTTCAACTTTGAATGTAGTGACTCAAACTAGACCAGGAAACACTGGGGTCACTGGGCTTGATAGATCACTGGAGAGATCTATGTTCTTGGAGCTAGCTTTAGCTGCTATGGATGAGTTGGTTAAGATGGCACAAACTGATAACCCTCTTTGGATCAGAAGCTTAGAGGGTGGTAGAGAAATGTTGAACCATGAAGAGTACATGAGAACATTCACTCCTTGCATTGGGATGAAACCTAGTGGGTTTGTTTTTGAGGCTTCCAGAGAGACTGGCATGGTTATCATCAACAGCCTAGCGCTTGTTGAGACTCTGATGGACTCC AATCGATGGGCAGAAATGTTTCCTTGCGTGATTGCCAGGACTTCTACCACTGATGTGATATCCAGTGGAATGGGGGGAACTAGAAATGGTTCACTACAATTG ATGCATGCTGAACTCCAAGTGCTATCTCCTTTGGTCCCCGTCCGCGAGGTCAATTTCCTCCGTTTCTGCAAGCAGCACGCGGAGGGTGTTTGGGCTGTTGTTGATGTGTCTATTGACACTATCCGGGAAACTTCCGGTGGACCTGCATTTGCTAACTGCAGGAGGCTTCCTTCTGGCTGTGTAGTTCAAGATATGCCTAATGGGTACTCAAAG GTTACTTGGGTTGAGCATGCAGAGTATGATGAAAGTCCAATCCACCAACTCTACCGGCCATTGATAAGTTCGGGTATGGGCTTCGGCGCGCAACGATGGGTGGCCACCCTTCAACGGCAGTGCGAGTGTCTGGCAATTCTCATGTCCTCAACAGTGCCGGCAAGAGATCACACAG CGATTACTGCAAGCGGACGAAGAAGCATGCTGAAGCTGGCTCAAAGAATGACTGATAACTTCTGCGCTGGTGTGTGCGCTTCCACAGTCCATAAATGGAACAAACTGAATGCAGGAAACGTGGATGAAGATGTTAGGGTTATGACCAGAAAGAGCGTTGATGATCCAGGCGAACCACCGGGCATTGTATTGAGCGCTGCCACATCAGTTTGGCTACCTGTTTCTCCACAAAGACTCTTTGATTTTCTACGTGATGAACGCCTCCGAAGCGAGTGGGATATTCTATCCAACGGTGGACCTATGCAGGAGATGGCCCACATCGCCAAAGGCCAAGATCACGGCAATTGCGTTTCCCTTCTTCGTGCAAGC GCAATGAACGCCAACCAGAGCAGCATGCTGATATTGCAGGAGACATGCATCGATGCGGCGGGCTCGCTTGTAGTCTACGCTCCCGTTGACATTCCAGCCATGCACGTGGTGATGAACGGTGGAGATTCTGCTTACGTTGCATTATTACCATCGGGATTCGCTATTGTACCTGACGGTCCCGGGTCCCGTGGGTCACCTACTAACCAAAATGGAGGAGGTAACAACGGTGGTGGCCCTAACAGAGTTAGCGGGTCCCTCTTGACGGTAGCATTCCaaatattagttaatagtCTCCCTACGGCCAAGCTCACAGTAGAGTCGGTGGAGACAGTCAATAATCTGATCTCATGCACTGTCCAAAAGATCAAAGCAGCCCTTCAATGTGAAAGCTAG